A single region of the Musa acuminata AAA Group cultivar baxijiao chromosome BXJ1-11, Cavendish_Baxijiao_AAA, whole genome shotgun sequence genome encodes:
- the LOC135596389 gene encoding GDSL esterase/lipase At2g27360-like: MTSPLMACCGGEGPYHFNFSVGCGDSTSTWCSDPWSYVCWDGKHLTEAAYHVIAHGILDGSCQLQSRPAVDLIPIVDSSITDQLMLTDLQALVRAGAKTVLVSGIFPMGCIALFLTKFETQNAAPNDPETGCLKWLNEFSQQHNLLLRRELRRLRRAHPHSTIIYDDIYRALLAIYMSPSQFGEPQTAAASRDYEFISSWLSE, encoded by the coding sequence ATGACGTCGCCTCTGATGGCGTGCTGTGGAGGCGAGGGGCCGTACCACTTCAACTTCTCCGTGGGATGCGGTGATTCGACGTCGACATGGTGTAGCGATCCATGGAGCTACGTTTGCTGGGATGGGAAGCACCTCACCGAGGCAGCCTACCATGTTATTGCCCATGGCATATTAGACGGATCATGCCAGCTGCAATCTCGCCCTGCCgtcgatttgattcccattgtcGACTCCTCCATCACTGACCAACTCATGTTGACTGATCTCCAGGCGCTGGTTCGGGCCGGGGCGAAGACCGTGTTGGTTTCCGGCATCTTTCCAATGGGGTGCATCGCTCTGTTCCTCACCAAGTTCGAGACTCAGAACGCCGCGCCGAACGATCCAGAAACGGGTTGCCTCAAGTGGCTAAACGAGTTCTCGCAGCAACACAACCTACTGCTGCGGCGCGAGCTCCGTCGACTTCGGCGAGCCCACCCACACTCCACCATCATCTACGATGACATTTACCGAGCTCTGTTGGCCATCTACATGTCTCCAAGCCAATTCGGTGAACCCCAAACTGCTGCTGCCTCTCGTGACTACGAGTTCATCTCATCATGGCTTAGCGAATGA
- the LOC103970461 gene encoding GDSL esterase/lipase At1g31550, giving the protein MASSSFPLHLILLAINLLLLPSVVTPSTGRYSAIFSFGDSLADTGNLVFFSGGKDQANRPPYGETYFHQPNGRYSDGRIILDFIAQTTGLPLVRPYPAGRGSEGFVYGANFAVAGACALSNAFYEAEGFNVTWEDYSLGTQLKWFEQLLSSPSVLAPNDALSKSLFIMGEIGANDYSSVLVGDNPMESAQALVAPVARAIGAAIDALVRTGAKTVLVSGVFPLGCVPLFLTRFRTRNAEAYDPATGCLKWLNELSQYHNLLLQRELRRLRRAHPLSTIIYADIYGAMMAIYTSPSQFGMRSTLEACCGGEGPYDYNSSVTCGDPTSTLCSDPWSYVSWDGRHLTEAAYQIIANGIAGIVAGPNAQVSHYANVDQM; this is encoded by the exons ATGGCATCATCGTCCTTCCCCCTCCATCTCATCCTCCTCGCCATCAATCTCCTCCTGCTGCCGAGCGTCGTCACCCCATCCACTGGCCGCTACTCCGCCATCTTTAGCTTCGGCGACTCGCTCGCCGACACCGGAAACTTGGTCTTCTTCTCCGGCGGCAAGGATCAGGCTAACCGGCCTCCCTACGGCGAGACCTACTTCCATCAACCTAACGGCCGCTATTCCGATGGCCGAATCATCCTAGACTTCATCG CACAAACCACGGGGCTGCCTCTGGTGCGGCCATATCCTGCAGGGCGCGGCAGCGAGGGATTCGTCTACGGGGCCAACTTTGCCGTGGCAGGAGCCTGCGCGCTCAGCAACGCCTTCTACGAGGCCGAGGGATTCAACGTCACATGGGAGGATTACTCCTTAGGCACGCAGCTCAAGTGGTTCGAGCAACTGCTGTCGTCTCCCTCTGTTCTTG CCCCGAATGACGCTCTGAGCAAGTCGCTGTTCATCATGGGGGAGATAGGGGCGAACGACTACAGTTCTGTTTTGGTCGGCGACAACCCCATGGAGTCCGCACAAGCCCTCGTCGCCCCTGTCGCGCGCGCAATCGGTGCGGCCATCGAC GCGCTGGTTCGGACCGGGGCGAAGACGGTGTTAGTTTCCGGGGTCTTCCCACTGGGGTGCGTCCCTCTGTTCCTCACCAGGTTCCGGACTCGGAACGCCGAGGCGTACGATCCAGCGACGGGTTGCCTCAAGTGGCTGAACGAGTTATCGCAGTATCACAACCTGCTGCTGCAGCGCGAGCTCCGTCGACTTCGGCGAGCCCACCCACTCTCCACCATCATCTACGCTGACATTTATGGAGCTATGATGGCCATCTACACATCTCCAAGCCAATTCG GGATGAGATCGACTCTGGAGGCCTGCTGTGGGGGCGAGGGGCCCTACGACTACAATTCCTCCGTGACCTGCGGTGATCCGACGTCGACGTTGTGCAGCGATCCATGGAGCTACGTTTCTTGGGACGGGCGGCACCTCACCGAGGCAGCCTACCAAATTATTGCCAATGGCATAGCGGGTATAGTGGCCGGACCAAACGCACAAGTCTCCCACTACGCAAACGTTGATCAAATGTAA